In the genome of Streptomyces fagopyri, the window GGCGTACCGGCGCGACGACGTGCCGGCCGGCGCCCTGGTCGGCCTACCGGTTTCCGCCGGGACCGTCGAGGGACGGGCCCGCGTCATCCTGGACATGGCGGAGGCCGATCTCGAAGCGGGCGACATCCTGGTCACGACGTTCACGGACCCCAGCTGGTCGCCGCTGTTCGTCGCGGTCGCGGGCCTGGTGACGGAGGTGGGCGGCCTGATGACGCATGGCGCGGTGATCGCCCGGGAGTACGGTTTGCCGGCCGTCGTGGGCGTGGAGGGAGCCACCCGGCTGATCCGGGACGGTCAGCGGATCCGCGTGCACGGGACCGACGGGTACGTCGAGATCCTGTCGTGACCGACCGCACCGGGAAGCCCTGTCCGTGGCTCCGGCCGGACGGCGACCGGCCCACGACCGCCGCCCGCGTCTGTCGGACAGCGCCCCTCGGGGCAGCCCTCAGCCGGGGAACCGGCCGCAGAGCCAGTTGCCCGGCTCCGTCGGGTCGTCGCTGGTCCAGAACTGGTGCCAGAGAGACGCGAAGTCCTCGCGGCCGAGGTGGCCGTCGCCGTTCGGGTCGAGCAGCTCGAAGACACCGGTCATGTCCACGGGCTGCCCGTTCCAGGTCTCCACGAGCCTGCGGTGTTCCTCCGGGGAGATACGGCCGTCACCGTTGGCGTCCACGGCGTCGAACACCGTGTCGGCGGTCGCGGCGACGGCCTCGGCCATGGTGGGCAACCGGTCGACGAGGGTGAGCAGTTCGCCCAAGTCGACCGTGCCGTCCCCGTTGGCGTCGCCGGCCTCCAGGAGCGCGTCCCACCAGGCCATCAGCAACGTCTCGACCCGTGCGCGGAGTTGTGTCCCCGGCCCCACCGCGGGGAGCCGGCTCCAGCGGGCGACGAGCGCAGTGAAGTCGTCCTCGCGCAGGTAGCCGTCACCGTCCGCGTCGAACGCGGCGAACATCCCCTTGAGCTTGCGCTCCTGAAACGTGCTGGCCACGAGCGGCCTCCCTCGACGCCGAACCGAACCACGAACCGCAGAGCGCGACTGCCGGACGCGTGCCGTCCCGTTCGCGGTCGCCACGAGCAGCGTAGGCCGGGACGGGCCTCCGGCCCCACGGGCACATCTGGGCGAACGGTCACCCGTCGGGCGGGGTGACCGTCCGGGCCGCGGCCCACTCCACACGCGTTCCGGCCTCGCGGCAGAACGTGGTCGCCGCCCTCCTCACTCCCCTTCTCCCTCCTCCGCCCGCTCTCGCTCCGCCGCCTCGGCGAGGTGCTTGATGGTGGCCAGTCGCCGGTCCCAGTCGGCCGCGAGCGCCGCCATCCAGCGGGCCGTGGAGTTCAGTGCCGCGGGCCGCACCGCGTAGCGCACCTCGCGTCCGACCCGGCCGCCGGTGACCAGTCCGGCGGCGTCCAGGACGGACAGATGCTTGACCACCGCCTGCCGTGAGACGGGAAGCCCTTCGGCGAGCGTCGTCGCGGTGGCCTCGCCCCGCGCGGCGAGCAGTTCGAGGAGGTGGCGTCGCGTCGGGTCGGCGAGCGCGACCAGGACGCTGTCGACGACCTCGGCGGCGCCAGGACGTTCTTCCGTCACGTGGAGGGCTGTTCGGCACGCGTCTTGAGCGCGCCGAGTTCCAGGGGCCAGCCTTCGCCGTGGTCCTTCAGGTTCTGACCGCGCAGTTCCTCCGACCCCGCCAGCTCCGCGAACCCGCTCTCCACGACACGCAGCCGTGTGCCGTCGCCCTCCTGACTCAACGTGAACTCCACGAGGGTGCTGTTGTCCTCGCGCAGTTCCTCCCCGGGGAACGCGCTGGTCCAGCGGTACGCCAGGTACGTCGGCGGCTCGACCTTCTCCACACGTACCGGGAAGTCGCCGTGTTCGGCGTTCTTCGCGATCATCGACGCCCCCTCTTCGGCCACGGTGCCGGGAAGGCTCGCCTTGTCGGCCACCCAGAACCCGGGTTGGGCCACCAGCGCCCAGACCCGCTCCAGGGGTGCCGCGATCAGGGTCTCGCGTTCGATGCGGTCCTCGCTCATGAGATGACTCCGTCCATGCAGACCATTGGGTGCAACTCCAGGGTTGCACATCAGCCCCTCAGGAGCAACCTGGAGGTTGCACCCGAAGATGCCGTTCAGAGATGCGATTCCGAGTGCCGTTCGGGGGCGCCGTTCACAGGGGGCCGCCGACACCCCGGACGACCCGGAGCTCCGGACTTCCACCCCGGCCTGGCTTCGCAGGTACCTGATAGGTACCATGCTTGCCATGCCATCACTGAATGTGACGTTCACGGACGAGGAAATGGAAGGTGTGCGCGCGGCCGCCTCGGCGGAGGGCAAGAGCCTGAAGCAGTACATGCACGATCTCGGCGTCCGCGAGATGCACCGCAAGCGGTTCGTCGCCGGAGCCACCTCGTGGGCGGACAAGCTGCACGCCGAGTTCGACGAGGCGTTCCCCGACGAGGTCCCACCCTCGCAGCGTGGCGACGGGGTCGCCGCGGCCTGATGAGCGAGATCCTGTACATCGATGTCTCCTGGCTCCTGGACGTCCAGGAGGCCGCCCTCGGAACCGACGACGTGTCGGTCACCGACTACTCGGCGCTGGTCGCGGCCGTCGCGCGGCACAAGACACGCATGCCGACCCTCCAGACGTCCAATCCCGACACGGCGTGGCGCGCGGCAGCGCTCCTGCACACCGTCGTGCGGCTCGAGCCGCTGCCCCACCGCAACAGCCTCTTCGCCGCGTTCGTCGCCGCCCAGTACATGGACCAGTCCGGGGAGGGCATCGATCCCCCCTACGGGAGCCTGTCCGACCTGATCAGAAAGGTCCGGGAGACCCGCCTGCCGATCTACGCCGTCGCGGACGTCCTGCGGTCCTGGAGGATCTGACGCCGTCCCTACCGAGGTCCGCGGTCCACACCTTCGCTCCCCGAACCGGTGGAGCTCAGTAGAAGTCGTCTCGCTGATGCGGGGGATTGACGCTGTCGCGACGCTGCCGCAACAAGCCCGCCGCGCTGTTCGCCGATATCTCCCGCAGGTGCGCCTGACTCTGCAGCATCATCATCGACCCCAGCGAGTGACGCACGGTCATCGGGTTGTCCACGCAGGCCTGGTACAGCGCGGCGGCGCGCTGGGCGTCCTGGTAGAGGGTGCGGTAGACCTCGGCGGCACGGTACTGGCCGTAGGGGTGGTTGCGTGCGGCGGCCGCCAGGAAGTACTCCAGGGCGTGCTCCGCGGGGGTGCGGGCGACGGGCAGCAGCCGCTCCAGGTAGAGGTCGCCCAGCGCCAGCATCGCCTCGGGTTCGCCCAGTTCGGCCGAGGAGCGGTACCAGCGGGCCGCCTCGTCGAACGACTGGGGCACACCCGCCTGGGGGCAGCCCTGGTGGTACAGCGAGGCGAGGTAGTAGGCCGCCCGCGGTGAACCGGTGCTCTGCCGCAGCCGTGGCAGCGCGCTCGCGTAATGCCCCCGCACGTAGTCGATGTGCCCCAGGAGCTCGACGGCGGCGCCGTGACCGTTGGCCGCCGCGGTTTCCAGGAAGGCGGTGGCCGCGTCGCGGTGCTCCGCGCTGTCCCAGCAGTGCAGGCCGATCCGGTAGTACTCCTCGGCGCTGGTCGGCTCGTGTCCGTCCACGGTGAAGTTGGTCCCCTGCCACTGCACCACGTCGCTGCCTCTCTCGTCCTGACCTGCCTCGGCGGGCGCCTACCGCCATTGTGCCGCAGCCTCGCAAGGCCACCGGGCCGGTGGCGGCGGCAATCGGCCATGGCCCCCGCCCCCGCCCCGCCCCTACTGGGACTACGGCCAGTGCCGCGGCTGTGGCCACGGCGCGGGTGGCGCTCGTCCGTGTCAGAGCCGGACGACGACCACGACCGTGTCGTCGGTGGCCGCGCTCAGCGTGGTCAGCTCCTCCGCCAGGTCCTCGGCGTCGTCCTTGTGGTGGCGGGCGAGGTGGTCGGCGAGGCGCTGGAGACCCTCGTCGATGTCCTCGCGGCGCCGCTCGATCAGCCCGTCGCTGTAGAGGACGAGTGCGGCGCCGTCGGCGTAGCCGGTCGTGGCCTGCGGACGGGGCCGGTGCACGGGGCCGGCCCCCAGCGGGGGATCCGTTGCCCGGTCCAGGAACTGCACCGTGCCGTCCGGGTGGGCCAGGGCCGGCGGCGGGTGACCGGCACTGCTGTAGGTGATGCGGTGGCCGTCCTCGTCGATGACGGTCTGCACGGCGGTGCTGGCGAGAGCGCCGTCGACGGAACGCGTGTACATGTCGAGCCCGTCGAGTGCGGTGGCGGGCCCCTCGACGACGCGGATGGCCGCGCTCAGGGCACTGCGCAGCTGGCCCATGATCCCGGCCGCCGCCAGCCCGTGTCCCACGACATCACCGACCGCGACGGCGGCGGCCCCGTCGGCGAGCTGTGTCACCTCGTACCAGTCTCCGCAGACATTGAGGGTGTCCTCGGCGGGCCGGTAACGCACCGCCGCCTGAAGGTGGTCGAGGCACTCGGGCGCGGGCAGCATCGCGTCCTGAAGCGCGAGGGCGACCTGCCGTTCGCGCGCGTTGGCCTGCCGCAGCCGTTCGTTGACCTGCTGCAACTCGCGTGATCGCGCGTACAGCTCGAACTGCGTCCGCAGGCGCCGCTTGTCGGATTCCGGACCGCACGCGCGCACGACCTCGGTGATCTCTTCCAGACGGTGCACGACGAGCACGACGTTTCCGTCGGAGTCGAGGACGGGGGCGTTGATCGGGCTCCAGTAACGCTCTTCGAACACCCCGGGCCGCCCCGGCTCCTCCACGTCGTGGCGCATCGGGCCCGCGACGTCCTGGACGCGGGTCTCCAGAACCCGTCGAAGCGACGCGTGGAGATCGTCCGGACCCTCCGGGTCCTTGGGGAAGGCGTCGAACACGAACCGGTCGACGAGTTGCTGTCGTGGCCGCCCGACCAGGTCCTGGTAGGACGTGTTCGCGTCCACGATGACAAGATCGGGCGTGAGCACCAGCATCGCGCTGGGTGACGCGTCGAAGATGCCCTGGTAATCGATCTCCGGATCCTTCACGGCGCATCCCACACACAGGGGCAGTGGTTCAGGTTTTCGGTTTCTCTGCTTCATGTTAGGCGTTCGGCCACCGAACCACGAGCGGCCGCGCAGGGCCGCGAACGGCCACGAGCGGCCACGAACGCGGGCCTTCGCCGTGATCGTGGCCGCTCGATGTGACCGGTCACGGAACGCTCCCCGGTCATTCCTGTCGGTCGACACGTGTGCCGGACACCCGCGACGGCGAGGCGGGCACCGGTTGCTCCCCCGGTACGGGCGCCCCGCCACGCACCGGTACGTGTGAGGGCGGTGAGGCCAGGTCCTCCTCGGCCCAGACCACCTTGCCGCCCGCCACCGAGCGGGAACCCCATCTGCGCGACAACTGGGCGACCAGGAGGAGGCCGCGGCCGTTCTCGTCGGCGGAGCCCGTACGGCGCAGACGCGGGGAACAGACGCTCGCATCGGTCACTTCGCAGGTCAGGACCTGGTGCTGGATCAGACGCAGACCGACCGGGCCGGTGGCGTGGCGAACGGCGTTGGTGACCAGTTCGCTGACGATCAGCTTCGTCGAGTCCTCCAGACGTTCCAGGCCCCATGCGGTCAGCTGACGGGCCGCCAGGTGCCGTGCGCTGCGGACGGAACTCTGGTCACAGGGCAGGGTCCAGGAGGCGACCCGGGTCGGGCTGAGCGAGCGGGTCCTGACGAGGAGCAGGGTGACGTCGTCCGACGGGGCCTGCCCGGGCAGGGTTTCCGTCGCGCGGGCGCAGAGATCCTCCAGGGACTGACCCTGCTGGGAGAGGGCGGCGCCGAGGTGCCCGATCCCCACGTCGATGTCCTGGTCGCGGGTCTCGACCAGGCCGTCCGTGTACAGCGCGAGGAGACTCCCCTCGGGCAGTTCCACCTCCACGGACTCGAAGGGGACGCCCAGCCCGGTACCGAGGGGGGTTCCACTGGGAAGGTCGGGGAAGGTGACCGTGCCCCGCGGGTCGATGATCACCGGCGGGGGATGCCCGGCCCGTGCCATGGCGCACCGGCGGGTCACCGGGTCGTAGACGGCGTAGAGGCAGGTGGCACCCACCACCGCGGGCGGCTGGTCCGAGGCGTCGGCGTCCTCCTCGGCCAGTCGCTGGACCGTGTCGTCGAGGTGGGTCAGCAGTTCGCCGGGCGGCAGCTCCATATCGGCGAGCGTGTGGACGGCGGTGCGCAGACGGCCCATGTTCGCGGCCGCGTTGATGCCGTGTCCGACGACGTCGCCGACGACGAGGGCCACCCGGGCGCCGGACAAGGGGATCACATCGAACCAGTCGCCCCCGACACCGTTCTCCATGTCCGCGGGCAGATAGCGCGAGGCCGTCTCGACCGCCGTGCCACCCCTCAACCGGTGGGGAAGCAGGGTGCGTTGGAGCGCGAGTGCCGCGGTGTGCTCGCGGGCGTACTGGCGCGCGTTGTCCAGTGACAGCGCGGCGCGGCCGACGAGTTCCTCGGCCAGGAGCAGATCGACCTCCTGGAACGGCCCGGGGTCCTCGGTCCGGATGAACAGCACCACCCCCAGCAGGGCGTGCCGTGCGCGGATGGGCACCACCATCAGGGAGTGCATACCGTTCTCGTGGATCTTCCGCGCCCGTGCGGGGTCCTCGTCGACCCACGTGCCCGGCGTGCTGTCCAGGAACGGTTCCAGATGGGACCTGCCGGTGCGCAGGACATCCATGAAGGGTGAGGCGGGCCGCACCACGACCGGTTCACCGCGCGCCCAGGGGGATTCCGGCACCCCCTGGTGGATCGAGGCCAGTCCGGCACGCCGGAAGACGAGGCGTTCGCCCGACGAGCCGATGTGCACCGGCGGTCCTTCACCGAAGGGGACCGACTGCTCCAGGTCGACGGCGACGTAGTCGGCCAGCAGCGGTACGGCGATGTCGGCCAGTTCCTGGCTGGTCCGCATCACGTCCAGGGTGTGGCCGAGGCGCGTACCGGCCTCGCCGAGGATGGTGAGGCGCTCGCGCGAGCGGCGGCTCTCGGTGACGTCGATGCTGATGACGCACACGCCCAGCACCTGGGCGTCGGCGTCCTGGAGACAGAAGACCGAAACCGCGAACGAGTGCTGTTCCCCGCCCGGATCCGCCGGCAGGCTCAGCCGGTACTCCCGGACCCTGGTGGTTCCGGTCCTCAGTACCTCCCGCATCATCGCCTCGAGCGCTTCGGCCTGGGCGCCGGGCAGCACCTCGGTGAACCGACGTCCGAGCCGCCGGTCGCGGGAGATGCCGTCGTGGCGCTCCATCGTGTCGTCCACCCAGGTGCACCGCAGTCCCGGGTCACGCACGACGACACCGATCGGGGTGTGGGCGAGAAGCGACTCCCGCACGGACTCGCTCATCGCGCCCCAGGACAGTCTGCCGATGTCGGTCAGGGACACGAGCCACCGGACCGCTCCGTCCAGCCCTCGCAACATCGAGATCCTCAGGCTGACGTCGATCACACCGCCGTCCTGGTGACACACCGCCGTACTCCCCGACCAGCCGTTCCGGGCACGGCACCGTTCGGCGAACGCCGAGGTCGCCGGCGCCGTCCCGGAGGACGGCAGTACGAGCGCCGCGGACCGTCCCACCACGTCACCGGCGGAGTACCCGAGCAGCCGCTCCGCGGCCCGCGTCCATCCCACCACCGTCCCCTGGTCGTCGAGCATCGCGATCGCCGAGTCCGACCTCTCGATCGCGCTCGCGTGTTCCCCTTGCGTCACCGTGTCAGTGCTGGTCATCGCCCTGGTCCTCCGCTGGCCGTGGGGGCGGTACGGATGCGAGAGGCCGACGTGTCCACGCCGGACACGGCCTCGGCCACGACAAGCGGCCGGGCGGAACCACTCGCGCTCCATCTCCGCACTCGGATCCGGTCGCGGTCGGAGTCGTGCGACCGACCCGACCGCGCCTTTCAGGCAATTGACCGGAAGATGAGGCGGTCTGTGACAAGAGGTGTGGAACGGCGCCTTATCCGTCAAAAGGGCGTGGCGGTATCGATCGGTTGTTCAGGTCCACGGACAGGAAGATGTCCTTCGCGACCGGATCGCGCAGCTCCTCGGCGAGCTGGCCGATGAGTCCGGCGGTGCGGGCGAGCAGCGCGAAGGCGCGCAGGAGTTCCAGGGGCAGGCCGAGATCCGCGAGCGCGGCCCCGCACACCCCGGCACCGTTGAGCGGCAGCGTGCGGCCCAACACCCGCGGGTGAACACGGCCGATGGCGGCGAAGAGGGAGAGATGCGGGCCGGACACCCCCTCCTCGTGGGCGATGTCGAAGAGCCGCGCCGTGCGGGGATCGCCCTGCTTGTGCACGTGATGGCCGAGCCCCGGAACCAGCCGGCCCGCCTCCCGCGCCGACCGCACCGCCGCCAGCGCGAGCACGTCCCATTCCGCGTCGTCGGCCGGATGACCGCCCTCCACACCGGCCAGGACGTCGTGCAGGAACCTGCCGCAGTCCTCGGTGACGCCCAGGAAGCGCGAACCGCCCCCCAGGAGACCGGCCGCGAGCGCTCCCTGGACGGAGTCCGGGGCGGAGAGGAAGGTCAGCCGCGCCGTGATGGCGGTCGGCGTGAACCCGTGATCGGCGAGTGCGGCCAGCACCGCTTCGAAGACCCGGATCTCACCCTTCGCCGGCCTGCGCTGCGTCGCGAGCCAGAACGCCAGTTCGCCGAAGCCGACCTCGCCCATGACCTCCTCGGCGAGGTCCCGCCCGAGCAGGGTGATCCGGTCGGGGGAAGAGGCGCCGAGGGCCGTCGGATAATCAGGCATCGCCGCTCTCCCGCCCCGCGCGTACGTCCTCGCCGCTCTCCCGGCCCGCACCCGCGGCCTCGGCGCTCTCCCGCCCCGCACCCGCGACCTCGCCGCCCTCCAGCCATCTACCCACGTCCTCGCCGCCCTCCGGCCATCTACCCACGTCCTCGCCGCCCTCCAGCCACTTGCGCACGTCCTCGCCGTGTTCGTCGAGGGCGGGCGGTGGCAGCCGGTAGGCGGCCGGGGTCTCGGACAAGGTGATCGGGTGCCGGGTCGTGGGCACCGCCCGCTCGCCCTCCCCGGCCTCGACCACCGGGTCGAGGCCGAAGCGCTCGGCCATGGCGAAGCCGCCCTCGATCGTGTTGATCGGCCCGCACGGCACTCCCGCGGCCACCAGCAGCTCGAACCACTCCAGCGCACCGCGCGTCCGCAGCCGCTCCACCAGGATGGGCCGCAGCTCCTCGCGCCGCTCGGTGCGGTCGGCGTTGTGACGGAAGCGGCGGTCGTCGGCGGTCCCGGGGATGCCGAGCACCTCGCACAGCCTGCGGAACTGTCCGTCGTTGGCGGCGGTGACGATCAGGTCCTGGTCGGCGGTCGGCAACGGTTCGTAGGGGAAAACGCTGGGGTGCGCGTTACCCATCCGGTACGGCACGGTCCCGCCGGCGGCGTACGCGGAGCTGTGGTTGACCAGCCCGGTCAGCGCCGAGGACAGCAGGTTCACCTCCACCAGCTGACCGCGTCCGGTGGCGTCGCGGTGCCGCAGTGCGGCGAGGATCCCGATGACCGCGTGATTTCCGGCCATCACGTCGAACACCGAGATGCCGGCCCGGTACGCCGGCCCTTCGGGGTCGCCGGTGAGGCTCATCAGTCCGGAGATCGCCTGCACCATCAGGTCGTACCCGGGAACGTCCCGCCCCGCGCCCGTGCCGAACCCACTGATCGAGGCGTACACGACGCCGGGGTTCCCGGTGCTCACCGAGGCGTGGTCGAGACCGTAGCGGGCCAGACCGCCCGGCTTGAAGTTCTCGATCACCACGTCCGCCCGCCCGGCCAGTTCCCTGGCCAGCCGGGCGTCCCGCGGGTCGCGGAAATCCAGGACGACCGACCGCTTCCCCCGGTTGACACCCAGGTAGTACGTCGAGACCCCGTCCCTCACCGGTGGCGTCCAGGTACGGGTGTCGTCCCCCGCCGGTCCCTCGACCTTGACCACGTCGGCCCCGAGGTCCGCCAGCAGCATCGTCGCGTAGGGGCCCGCCAGGATCCGCGAGAAATCCGCGACCAGCAGACCGTCGAGCGGCCCGCGCGCACCGTCAGCCATGACTTACGACTCCTC includes:
- a CDS encoding CaiB/BaiF CoA transferase family protein, with amino-acid sequence MADGARGPLDGLLVADFSRILAGPYATMLLADLGADVVKVEGPAGDDTRTWTPPVRDGVSTYYLGVNRGKRSVVLDFRDPRDARLARELAGRADVVIENFKPGGLARYGLDHASVSTGNPGVVYASISGFGTGAGRDVPGYDLMVQAISGLMSLTGDPEGPAYRAGISVFDVMAGNHAVIGILAALRHRDATGRGQLVEVNLLSSALTGLVNHSSAYAAGGTVPYRMGNAHPSVFPYEPLPTADQDLIVTAANDGQFRRLCEVLGIPGTADDRRFRHNADRTERREELRPILVERLRTRGALEWFELLVAAGVPCGPINTIEGGFAMAERFGLDPVVEAGEGERAVPTTRHPITLSETPAAYRLPPPALDEHGEDVRKWLEGGEDVGRWPEGGEDVGRWLEGGEVAGAGRESAEAAGAGRESGEDVRAGRESGDA
- a CDS encoding EF-hand domain-containing protein, whose protein sequence is MASTFQERKLKGMFAAFDADGDGYLREDDFTALVARWSRLPAVGPGTQLRARVETLLMAWWDALLEAGDANGDGTVDLGELLTLVDRLPTMAEAVAATADTVFDAVDANGDGRISPEEHRRLVETWNGQPVDMTGVFELLDPNGDGHLGREDFASLWHQFWTSDDPTEPGNWLCGRFPG
- a CDS encoding SRPBCC domain-containing protein, yielding MSEDRIERETLIAAPLERVWALVAQPGFWVADKASLPGTVAEEGASMIAKNAEHGDFPVRVEKVEPPTYLAYRWTSAFPGEELREDNSTLVEFTLSQEGDGTRLRVVESGFAELAGSEELRGQNLKDHGEGWPLELGALKTRAEQPST
- a CDS encoding ArsR/SmtB family transcription factor; the encoded protein is MTEERPGAAEVVDSVLVALADPTRRHLLELLAARGEATATTLAEGLPVSRQAVVKHLSVLDAAGLVTGGRVGREVRYAVRPAALNSTARWMAALAADWDRRLATIKHLAEAAERERAEEGEGE
- a CDS encoding tetratricopeptide repeat protein → MVQWQGTNFTVDGHEPTSAEEYYRIGLHCWDSAEHRDAATAFLETAAANGHGAAVELLGHIDYVRGHYASALPRLRQSTGSPRAAYYLASLYHQGCPQAGVPQSFDEAARWYRSSAELGEPEAMLALGDLYLERLLPVARTPAEHALEYFLAAAARNHPYGQYRAAEVYRTLYQDAQRAAALYQACVDNPMTVRHSLGSMMMLQSQAHLREISANSAAGLLRQRRDSVNPPHQRDDFY
- a CDS encoding PP2C family protein-serine/threonine phosphatase, which gives rise to MKDPEIDYQGIFDASPSAMLVLTPDLVIVDANTSYQDLVGRPRQQLVDRFVFDAFPKDPEGPDDLHASLRRVLETRVQDVAGPMRHDVEEPGRPGVFEERYWSPINAPVLDSDGNVVLVVHRLEEITEVVRACGPESDKRRLRTQFELYARSRELQQVNERLRQANARERQVALALQDAMLPAPECLDHLQAAVRYRPAEDTLNVCGDWYEVTQLADGAAAVAVGDVVGHGLAAAGIMGQLRSALSAAIRVVEGPATALDGLDMYTRSVDGALASTAVQTVIDEDGHRITYSSAGHPPPALAHPDGTVQFLDRATDPPLGAGPVHRPRPQATTGYADGAALVLYSDGLIERRREDIDEGLQRLADHLARHHKDDAEDLAEELTTLSAATDDTVVVVVRL
- a CDS encoding citryl-CoA lyase codes for the protein MPDYPTALGASSPDRITLLGRDLAEEVMGEVGFGELAFWLATQRRPAKGEIRVFEAVLAALADHGFTPTAITARLTFLSAPDSVQGALAAGLLGGGSRFLGVTEDCGRFLHDVLAGVEGGHPADDAEWDVLALAAVRSAREAGRLVPGLGHHVHKQGDPRTARLFDIAHEEGVSGPHLSLFAAIGRVHPRVLGRTLPLNGAGVCGAALADLGLPLELLRAFALLARTAGLIGQLAEELRDPVAKDIFLSVDLNNRSIPPRPFDG
- a CDS encoding toxin Doc; this translates as MSEILYIDVSWLLDVQEAALGTDDVSVTDYSALVAAVARHKTRMPTLQTSNPDTAWRAAALLHTVVRLEPLPHRNSLFAAFVAAQYMDQSGEGIDPPYGSLSDLIRKVRETRLPIYAVADVLRSWRI
- a CDS encoding SpoIIE family protein phosphatase; the encoded protein is MTSTDTVTQGEHASAIERSDSAIAMLDDQGTVVGWTRAAERLLGYSAGDVVGRSAALVLPSSGTAPATSAFAERCRARNGWSGSTAVCHQDGGVIDVSLRISMLRGLDGAVRWLVSLTDIGRLSWGAMSESVRESLLAHTPIGVVVRDPGLRCTWVDDTMERHDGISRDRRLGRRFTEVLPGAQAEALEAMMREVLRTGTTRVREYRLSLPADPGGEQHSFAVSVFCLQDADAQVLGVCVISIDVTESRRSRERLTILGEAGTRLGHTLDVMRTSQELADIAVPLLADYVAVDLEQSVPFGEGPPVHIGSSGERLVFRRAGLASIHQGVPESPWARGEPVVVRPASPFMDVLRTGRSHLEPFLDSTPGTWVDEDPARARKIHENGMHSLMVVPIRARHALLGVVLFIRTEDPGPFQEVDLLLAEELVGRAALSLDNARQYAREHTAALALQRTLLPHRLRGGTAVETASRYLPADMENGVGGDWFDVIPLSGARVALVVGDVVGHGINAAANMGRLRTAVHTLADMELPPGELLTHLDDTVQRLAEEDADASDQPPAVVGATCLYAVYDPVTRRCAMARAGHPPPVIIDPRGTVTFPDLPSGTPLGTGLGVPFESVEVELPEGSLLALYTDGLVETRDQDIDVGIGHLGAALSQQGQSLEDLCARATETLPGQAPSDDVTLLLVRTRSLSPTRVASWTLPCDQSSVRSARHLAARQLTAWGLERLEDSTKLIVSELVTNAVRHATGPVGLRLIQHQVLTCEVTDASVCSPRLRRTGSADENGRGLLLVAQLSRRWGSRSVAGGKVVWAEEDLASPPSHVPVRGGAPVPGEQPVPASPSRVSGTRVDRQE